TGATGAAGACCTGCCTTGATATATAATTATCTGGGTGAATGGACAATTACATGGTGATATATTTTGTTGACCCCTTCCTcacctttttaaaagaaataacatGAAGGCTACTAATCTAATTTGTTCATATGACAGTTGCACAGTTGTTTACTTTGATATATTTAAAACATCATATCTGATTTAAGTCTAAAAACAAATCTGAGGCATTCATAAACTATTGTTAAAAATTTTATCACATATCTCAAGTGTTTAAGTTTTGATGAAgatgttaattatttttaaagaagtctgctgggaaaaaatatttgcacatgTGCACATCCAGACTATCTCCAGCTTGATTTACCTGGCAATGATCATTTAAGGGCATTCCCTAAGCAATGATGCCACCTTTCCCTAGAGCATATTCTACCCTGCTCTGAGTGGGAGGAAGAGTCTGCAGCACTTGCAACCTCTAAGATTTGCCCTGTTGATTCTCTTTCATGTCTTACATTCAGCCTTATTAAGGATGGGCTATTTCCACCCATCTGTACATTGATCTTGAGTGATCCTTTGCCTGGTAAGAGTATTGATGTTCCTTTTCCAAAGTCAAGTTTCTAGAGCCCCTGTACATGTTGTGCTCTAGAAATGCCTCTCAGTTTAGATTTCATGAGATGTGGGGCTGAGAAATCTAATTTTGGTATCCTGCTTGGATGTAAGCAGGGACTAGACCCTAAGCTCAGAGAGATGCAGTTTTTTCTGTCCAGAGAACTGGAAATTTGCCAGAACTGGGGAAATGTCACTTCAATCAAGGGACCCCTCGGCAatcaaggagcagctgctgagtgAAGCCTGTCTAAAAATCACACTTTTGAGGGTAGGGATGTTTTTAAGTCAAATCTATCCCCTGTTTTGGCAGAGTTAAGAGGTTGTTACTGGGTCTAATCAGAAAGCACTGAAGATAGAAAAATATGGGGAAACTTTATTCTATGACTGCAAGGGCCCTGTGTGCTGTTACTCAGATAATTCCTGAAACAGTGATATTCTACACCTAAAACTAtacttttgttttcaattaaCAGTGGGTGACAGCAGTGACTCTGAGCTGGATGCTGCTACCACAGTGCTCAATCTaaggcccagagcagggaaaatcTTGAGAGACCAGAGACTGAGACAACAGAGGCCATTACCTGAGTTTAGGGTGGAGTGGAAGAACGAAGTTGACGGGAGCCAGGACGGacgaggagagcagcaggacccAAGCACTTTGCCTCAGCCATCCATTGGGTTCAGGCAGCCACTGCTGACCAGACCAAGATTTGGCACTTTGAGCAGGGAAGATCTGACTGCAGACCATGGGTCAGCCAGACCTATGCCACCACCACGGTTAGTTAGGCAGGCATCGCAGGGGGACAGGCAGAGAAATAAGCCTGAGAACCAGCTGTATTGAACATGGCCAAAGGAGAACTATTGATAATAAACCATGGACATACTGAATTAGGATTCTCAATGATCTGATCAGACTATGGGAtccattaaaataacaaaacaagcCTCCATCTGGGTCTAACCACTTCCATTTGAGTTAAGTCAACTCCATTAACTAAGTGAAAGGAATACTGCAGCAAATGCAACGTTAAAGatacaaaaaaataatatatctCTTTTACAAATAACTTATGGCAATGCTTTAATTTAATTACATTATTTCCACTGTTAAAATAGTATGGAAATGTGCCTTATCACATCATCTCTCATGGAACCAAGTCACGAAGGTTCAATACCCAGTTTTCCGTTGAAATCATTGTTCAAAGTCCAGTGATGAATAGGTTCTTAAAAATACCCCCAAACTTTTGTAtcatttcagattttatttataatCAATAATACTTGTTTTAACCAGAGCTTCAACATGAATACCACTGAAAATTGCACAATGCACCTATCATACAGACTTCtaaagaagaataaatataTTCCTGAAGCCTAGTTTGCTTGAAGACCTCTGAtgcagaaaaagaggaagaagagaagaaacaagCTGTAGGGGAATTGCAAATAAGGCTTATAAAAAGGACTTGCAACAAAGACCTGAATAGCTTGAATTTTTACTTTCTGAATTTTTGGCAATATGTTACCTTTGAAAGGTACTAAGGATCAccaaagaaaaactgaattaCCTTGGCTTTCACTTCTGTCAGCAAGAACTGAGAGCACTTAGAAGGACACCAGAAGGCCTAAAACCAGAAAACTTCAAGTGGATAAATAATGTTTTGAATCAAAATTGCTTTTTTGCACCTTAGTTACTTGGTTGCGATGTAATGCAAATGCAGCAGTAGAATAGTTGCAGAGCACTGCCCGTAGACAAAGCGAGCAGTCTCCTGTTTGAGTCAGGGACCACTGAGACTCAAGCAAGCTCATGCTTGTGACCCTGGttaatttgttttactttttgtttcctCATCTGTAAGAGGGGAAAGGTAATCTTTTCTTTGTCTGAGCTATGCACTCCAAGGAACAAAAATGTTCCATCTAATTTGTTTTTACAGAAAAGTAGCACAGTGGGGCCCTGGAATCAGCTGAAGTCACTGTGCACCTTAATAACATGGACTTCTTGATCCTAGAATCAATGGCTGCCGTTTGAGGGCGTATGGgaagcattaaaataaatgataCTTAACTGTAGTTCTCAGGAATTTGCACTTTCTGTCCCATTTAATCTAAGTACTGAGCTTGCTTTAGCACAGATACACATTTCAGTACAATGCAGAAATAGTTTTCTTTCTACTTGTTACAAAATTGATAACTTTCATTGAAGAATGTACACTGTGAAATCATaacttttctctttcattaGCACATTTCTAAATCTGTGGGcaataagattattttttttatttaagcttGTTTTGAAAGAACTATTAAAAATCAGAGTTTCCTTTTAAAACCACAAAGTagatttctttcaaatgttCATGGGTGGGGGTTGATAAGCAGGGATGTAAGACTTTCCTTCTTCTAAGAGCATTTCCAAAATACTTATGTAATGTATGTATTTGAAATATCAAACCTTCCCAAACTCGTTCCTTAGGTCCTTTagtcttttttctctgttcaagCTATGGAAAATTCTGCTGTGTGGCAAAAGCAAAGTCTAAGCTGCAGAGGAATGGCTCTCTGAACCCTATAATCCTCAGTCAAATGTTCATGGGTATTCTCAACAAATGATTATTGTGGAAATCGATACTTAGCTGTCCTCTAATGATCATCTCCTGTTTGGAAATAAACTTGGGTTCAAGCAAAGCCAGCaagttttgaaaacaaatttaaatttgtCTTTCAACAGGAAAGTACTTTCATCTGTAAAACTGTCAGGGAATGCTATGTCACTGCATTATTTGGATCATGTTTGAATAAGAAAAAAGCCTTGAGTTTTGATTTCAGTTTTGAGACAACATTGTCCTTACAGATCAGATTGTTTAAATTAGCTCTTTTATATCAGGCCGATATGAAATCTGACCAAATCAATAAATGTGAAATGTTGCACATCAACATTTAGTTTACTCTCTGTGGAGTTTTCTTGTTTGTGTGCTGGTAATGACCAAGCATTTGGCTTCTGTCTGGGGAGAgctgcctttcatttttttttttttcaaacagttgttatttttttatggcacaattttaaataatgaatgCAGGTTTCAGGAACCTTGCTGCTATGCTGGTTGCCCATTAATGCAGGGCACGCTCACATTTTTTGTGCTTAAAGTGGTGCCCCATAGTACAAGCACATCAATTTGAAGGTCATTTCTATCAAATAACGTCTTAAGCTCTTGGTGCTTCAAAACATGATAGTATGTTTTTACCTTTCCAAAGCACTTGAAATCCACAGAATACAAGCATCAAGGCACATCTCCATCATGGTCACACTGTGAAAAAGAATTGCAAATCTTCTGGGACTCTGTGTCCTTGTGAGCAACCTTCTGCCTTCCTCACTTCTGCTCTTCCCACCCTTTTTAGGCTCTTTTCCACTACTGCTGAATGCTCCCTTGCCATGTCTGGGAACTGATTTCTGGGTACTCTCCTTTTCAGCAGCAATGACAGCAGCAGGTGGCACAGGCATTGTTCCAGTTAGCCCTTATCATTCAACTCTCACTCTGGTTTGGGTCAGAGGTTTAcccttgcctttttttttttcctcctttcctgcaAAGGAAAAACACGTGAGCGCTTTTTTTGAGCCTGCAGAGGAGACATCCTTCATGTTGTATCAGAGTTTGTCTGCTGGAGAATGAAATGCCCAATAAATCTGTCCTCGAGCACCATCTGATGGGGAAAGTCATGCATTGACGGAGGACAACGTTTCTTGCTTTTTCAAGGAAACCGGATCTTCAGTAGTGACTGGGAAACTTGCCAAAGCCacatacaaatattttgtttccagaTGGACTCCCCAGTACATTCTGCAGCACagatattttaatgcatttttgatGAAGAAAGTTCAGTTTTAGGGACAGTGGGAAAATACAGTTCCACTCTGAATTAGGGTTTTAAGGATTTTCCCTTCAGCTCCTCAAAGGCCTATAAATTAAATTAGGATAAGAAAGTAGGTATAACAAGGCCTAGAGGAGATAGACACCCTGTTACCTTTTTTAGgcagatatttgaaaaaaaacccaagaataaTTTGCTGAAAGAGCTAAAATTTTAAAGGCTGTCCTACTTTGTACTAAAATATAATGCAAATTCCACTGAAACCAGttcaacaaaagaaaacctTGCTGcataacaatttaaaaattagagaATATCCTTCTGTACTAAAGCCACATAGAAATCACATGGAAAAACAAAGTTAAATTTTTTGCCAAAATAACATGCCTGCTGTTATGAAGGGTATCTTGGGCTCTCTGGAAGCAAACACACTGCACCCTGCACCAACTTTTTCAAGAGCTGCCAAGTCCACCAATTCCAGACATCAGCTGACCCTCCAAGAAATGCTTTAGGTCACCATTTCCAAAATTGTCCAAGTTCTGTCAACATCCCCCACACCCtgaagaaaagatgaaagatTTTGAAATTGGATGCTGGAATGCTTTTTTGTACCACAAGAGCTCTGGTCCAATAAAAATATCCTTGTTAATGTGCATGAATATGGCACCCTAATTGCCACAGGTTTTGTTTCAAACAGTAATTTTTTgccacaaaaaggaaaagaaattttaaatacttcagCTTACTTCAATTTTCCTCTCTGAGACCTCCTATTTATCAGATATTTGACAGAATGGAAGACTGGTTCTTACTGTAGAGCACATCTCAAAAAAATAGTTCCTTGGTGCtgagatttaaaataattaaaactttgaattaatttctctttgtaaattaaaatgtaaGTTTTTCAAGACTTCCCTTTAAAATAAGCTGtatattctttcatttctaaaaGCAGTCTGACCTCCATTCACAATCATTTGATTCTCAAAGTTCAGGCACTCTTACAAGATTCATGATCAGCTCTTTGTGAATTAGTCTTCAATATTATAGCAATAAAAGTACAGGCAAATCTTGGGTTTTCAAATGCCAAAGTGCCAGGCTGTAAAGGATCATTTACCCAAGGGTATCCTGCAACACCCACAACCAGATTGGCACTGGCAGCACCCATAGAggttcccagcagcaggaatgtaATGGCACTACAGAGAACCTGAAGTAATGAGCAAGCCAGGTCATGAACAATGCTACTCCTATTTTGTTGCTGCATTATCTGCTCAACTTGTTCTCAGCAGATGAGAATGGTACTAACCTCTGTGATAGTGCTACAGTGAGTAAATTCAGAagaatgacaagaaatgcaagtcTCAAGAAGTGGTGTATTGGGTTTGAATGGCAAGGCTTTGGTAGCAGGGGGGATATAGTGGTGGTTTctctgagaagctgccagaagctttcCTTTTGTCTGACTgagccaatgccagctggctccaaggtggacccactgctggccaaggccaagACAATCAGTGTTTGATAAcatattaaaaaaggaaaaaaggagttATTTTGTAGAAGCAGTTGTGgccagagaagagaggagtgAGAGAAACAACCcagcagacaccaaggtcagtgcaggAGGGAAGAAGGCCCTGGAGCAAattcacctgcagcctgtgttgAAGACCACGGTGATTACATGGTGACGCAGCTGTGCTCCATGGAGGACCATAGGGAGCAGATATTCACCGGCAGCCTCTGGAAGACCCCATGTCACAGCAGGTGGATGTGCAAAAGAGGCTGTGAGTGACCCCGTGGGAAGCCCACATAGGAGCAGGTttctggcaggacctgtggatCCAAGGAGAGAGGAGCTCACAGtagagcaggtttgctggcaggacctgtggatCCAAGGAGAGAGGAGCTCACAGtagagcaggtttgctggcaggacctgtggatCCAAGGAGAGAGGAGCTCACAGtagagcaggtttgctggcaggacctgtggatCCAAGGAGAGAGGAGCTCACAGtagagcaggtttgctggcaggacctgtgacTCCATGGGGAACTCACACTGGAGCAGTCCATTCGTGCACCCTGTGGTAaagggacccacactggagtGGTTAGTGAGGAACTGTAGGCTGTGGGAAGGGGTCACATTGTAGAAGTCTGTGGAGGACtatctcctgtgggagggacaccacgctggagcaggggaaggactctTCTCTCTGAGGAGCATCAGAAACAACGTGAGAGGAACTGACCATCTCACTActcatctccctgtgctgcagcaggggaggaggtagagcctgggaaggagggaggggtggcaggaaggtgtttttaagatttattttacttctcattatcctgctctgattttcattggtaataaattcaattatcTCTCCAGGTTGAGtgtatttttctcattaaagtAATcagtgagtgatctctccctgtccttaacTCACGagtcttttattttctctcctctcctctctctgatTCCAGAGGGGAGTGGATTTGGTGGGTACCTGGTGTCCAGCAAGGGTCAAACCCCCCCAACTAATATGTTTATAAAGGGTTTCTTCAAAAGTACACAGCCTAccccaacaggaaaaaaaaaaaatcttaccttTGCTTCATCATTTAAAAGCAGTAAAATCAGTACTTATACACAGCCTCTTCAACATGAGCTGATCAAAATTGTCAAAAAAGTCACTTGACTTACCAAAGGGAAGGGCAAagatcaaaaaaacccaaggaaccaaaccaaaacccaaccctTCCTACAGGCCCAagaaaaccaacccaaaatAAAGTAacagcaagcaagagaaaaatcttAATTTGCAGTGGTTTGCTGGCAGAAACTGTTTTCCTTTAGGCCATATTCAGATCTGGTTTGTTACAGTCTTCTACAGAAGATCCTACAACTGGATTCAAGAAACAGCTGAGTAATTCAGTAGTTTGCCCACTAGACTGGAGCCAAAATTAGCTGCAACTGCTGCTTCCTCAACTTAAAATGGGGAATCATATCTCTGTATCTGTCATTGAATCTTCACTCCCTGACCTTGCATGGTTATAGCAACTAAGAGGCAACACAAGGGATGCAAATGTGGCCTCCAGGCACAAGGAACAGTAGCTTTAAGGACTTCATCTCAAAATTGCAGAGttctccattttattttatttcgtCTTCTTCATTCACTGCCAAGCCACTTATTGGTTGAATCCTTGGTTCCTGTGCCCTTTATGAGAAATGTAGACAGATTCAAATGATTTTAACCAcagtgtgaggaaaaaaaataaagcatccACACTTCACATTGACTTGAACACTTCTATTTTGTGCTGTAGCTTCAGCAGTGGAAGATGGGAAGAAAACCACAGTGACATAATGATACATACATAATGtcacttcattttatttcttaaagtccttaaagaaaaaaaaaatatagtgcAATTCTTCTGTACcaatacagaaaagaaatatttctgtggcaCTTCAGGAATAATTTTGGCCTACAAGTAAAAAACTTCTGTAAAATGTGTTACAATGAGTTCCCAAGACCACAGGCTTCCACAGATTTCTCAAATGTGAGGCTTCTATAACCTACATTCAGTAGGATATATATTAGGATAGATGTACACAGAAGTCAGATTAAATCAGTGCAGCAATTTAGAAGGGTAAATATTATGTCATATAATCCACAAGTATTGGAAAAATTACGAAATCATTCATACACATTaatttttgaaggttttttcttttgactcTTTTCCTTAACCCCTTGCTAGAGATGCAAAACAGAATGCCCTTACTTACAGAATGGAGGTTttaagtaaaggaaaaaataagaaaattaaaagatggaaagaaacaaaataggAAATTTAAAGCAACAATGTTTTGGGCATCTACCAAGAAAGGCAAGAGAAGAGACTTGAAAATGCCTCAAGTTCCTAGGGAGAAATGAAACACATATTACTGTAATAAAGAACTCTGAGGATAtgtactgaaataaaattaaaacaattcagagTTCCATATATGAATTCCTATGGTGCTGCCACTGGAATCACagagttttcagaaaatatttgaatgctAGTAGGCAGTGGAAAAggtaaagaagaaaatgaaaacaaatacaaGCACTATCCATGACTGACCTGAAGCAGGAAGAGTGTGCACTGATGTGTTCAAGGGATAACTAAATTGCATAACCCCCCCCAACCAAACACTTACATAGCTGACTTTGTACTTTCATCAGGTAATGTAATGAAGATCATTGAGAACATTATCGgagcaaaatacattttttccatgtttcatATGAAATACAAACAATGGTAACTTTCAAGTAATGAGCTTGAACAGTAAATAGCACAGGAGTGCTACAACTCTGTAGAGATCTGAGAGTAACCTCTCTTCAGTTAAGCCATGCACACAAATGAGGACTAAAATAGTAACAAAACTGTACTTCTCTTGTCACCAAAATGTCACTTATGGCTGAGATGAGACAGGATGCATTAATCCAGATCTATGAACTACTGCTAGATGCTCACACCTTTAGTCATTTGAGAGAATTAAGAAGGACATTTATTCTTAAAGTGAAGGTAGAAAAATTGCACaggaaatataaataaagaaattatgaCAAAGTTCCTCAGTAGAAATTATTACTAAACAGAAGCCACCAGTTCAAATTTCAATAAAACTTAAATTCAGCCTCAGTTTCAGTCTGAATGGCCTTGTATTATTCTAAGATTAGGTCTTCTAGTACATGAAGTTAGCATATACCCAATTCTGTTACTTGGGAAAGACCAGGAGTCAGCCGGGGTTGCATGATTACTCCAAAGTGCCCAACCATTATCTGCAAAAAGTTCTCTGGACAAAACGTGCTACACAAAAATCATATAAGCAAACATCCTGTTATATAAGCTACTGTCATAACAGACAAAAGGAAACAGACcacaaaataagaaattaagGCCAAACATATTGCAAATTCTCCTGattaaataacaaaaattcACCTCTGATTCACCCTTTTTAAACAATCTTTCAATCTAAACACTGTTTCAAAAATGAGCTACAAGCAGGATTTGTGCGTTTCCCAAcattcctttttcccctccaaaaaggttaaaaatacatttaaaaaatcacagccAGTACAATGGGAACCTGTTGGAATAACATCTGTCTAAACATCCCTGCAGCAGAAATACACATGTATACTTGTTTCCACAGGAACATAATGTGCTCTCTTTAAAAATCATGTAATTACTGTACAAGCCTGGCAGGTGAAGATACATCTGTGCAATCCAAAATTGTGACTACTGATCCTTTAACTTCACACTTCCATGACTatggtatttttgtttgtttgcattcATTATCACAATAGCAACTAATGCTAGTCCCACAGCTAGACTTGGAGGGCCACAAGGACTGAACTCCTGAGCAATTCCAGAAAGGAGTGGGGCAATAATACGTCCCACTGATGTCACTGACTGTCCCACACCCAGGAGTGTCCCGCTGGCCTCGTTCCCACCGACAGTCAGCTCCAGATCAATGATACAGGTACGGCCAATAGTGGTGGAGAAGGCCAAGAAGGTGGAGGACAGAATGACCATCCATATGCTCGGTGCTGAGGCATACAGGAGAATCAGCGTGCAGGTAAAAGTGCTGGAGTGCAACAGAAGTCTGTAAGTGTTGTGCCCATAGAGTCTTGTTATTGGCCCGAGCAAACAACCAGCCAGGACTCCAAGCGCACTGCTATAGCTCATGAGGTATCCAGAAAACAAGGGTTTCACCCCAAATCTCTCCTCCAAGGCCAGAGTAAAATTACTATAGTACAGCAGTATAGCAACAGACATCAGGAACCGTACTAAAAATACATCCCACAAATTAGAGCATGCTAttcctttaattttcttcagcaCTGTTGCAGCTTGGATCCATGGAGACTGGAAAAAACTACTGTTTGTCACAGCTCTACTAGTTGCTGATTTCAAGTGATGTTTATGATTTGCTTTTGCTGAGaaactgtttgtttctttgtcttGGTAATGGTTCCTATTGCTAGTGTTTTCTTCACTCCAGGGTAACATCCAGACAAGACCTATACAGATGAAGAAATTAGTTGATTTCATTCAATTGCATCAACTTTACATGGAAGATATTAGTTTGATTGTAACAATTTATAAAATACTTCAACAATACCTGTCCTTAAAAAATTTGCAAATATTAAGTCTAGTGTTATTCGTAGTATTGGTTCAATTTTAAATGCAGTGAAAGCAAGAaaggaaagcactgaaatgccaAACTCACATGATATAACCTAATCAATCTAATGGCTAAAGCTAAAATTCTGATTTCTAGTCTTCATCTTTGGGCACATCAAAAACTCCCATTTGTGTCTGAATGTAAAGAGGACATAGGCAGAACAAAGGGGAAGCACCTGGAGGATAACTGTTTCAAAATTCCCACCCTTCCACATAAGTTCAAATTCAAACAGTAGTATTGGCATACAAAATGATTATGCCATAAATGATAAACACACTGTGTATTCAAGGTATAACAGATGGCTTAAAAGGACAAAATGAGGAATGAAGAGACCCAAGATGCAGAATGTGACATACAACTTACCACCATTCAGAAGGAAGATGGAGGCACAGATGAAGGCCGTTTGGTAAAAGCCACCTTTGAGCTCTGCAAGATAGCCACCAACAACAGGTCCCAGAATGAAGCCCACACTGGAGGCTGCATTGAAGCGCCCCATTACTAAAGGGCGATCCCTCTCCGAGACCAGGTCAGACAGCAGCGCTTTAGAGATGGACAGTGTGTGTTTGAAAATACCTGCAACGAAATACAAACAAATCAATAAACATGTATTTCTTGGTccaaaaaaaagacagaatctATCTCAAGTCACAATGGTGCAAATTTGTatggtttatatttttaaaatcccattaatCACAAATTCTTCAGTGCCGGAGTAAGCAGCTTTGTGGGGTTTAGATGCCTCGTGGGTTAGGCCTCaacatttcaaattattttcagaaaaaaaaaaaaaagagaattcttGATTTGTAGAGACTTTTCAATACTAAGGTTCAGTTGGTGCTACTGGGTGATGATGCTATGCAGTCATCCATACACCATGATTTCTCCCGTAGTAATTCTCAACCTGAGACTACAGGGAATTTAAACTGCAAAATGCAAAATGCCAAGTGTTTACTCACCTACAAGGACTCTAGAAATAGCAA
The nucleotide sequence above comes from Molothrus aeneus isolate 106 chromosome 2, BPBGC_Maene_1.0, whole genome shotgun sequence. Encoded proteins:
- the MFSD9 gene encoding major facilitator superfamily domain-containing protein 9 isoform X2; this translates as MEEEEEDEGGGGPATTASPAASARFVRCLYAVGFLDLFGVSMVVPLMNLHIKSLGASHTVAGIIGSLYGIMQLFTSTFVGCWSDIVGRQYSLLACILLSALGYFLLGNSTTVFLFAISRVLVGIFKHTLSISKALLSDLVSERDRPLVMGRFNAASSVGFILGPVVGGYLAELKGGFYQTAFICASIFLLNGGLVWMLPWSEENTSNRNHYQDKETNSFSAKANHKHHLKSATSRAVTNSSFFQSPWIQAATVLKKIKGIACSNLWDVFLVRFLMSVAILLYYSNFTLALEERFGVKPLFSGYLMSYSSALGVLAGCLLGPITRLYGHNTYRLLLHSSTFTCTLILLYASAPSIWMVILSSTFLAFSTTIGRTCIIDLELTVGGNEASGTLLGVGQSVTSVGRIIAPLLSGIAQEFSPCGPPSLAVGLALVAIVIMNANKQKYHSHGSVKLKDQ
- the MFSD9 gene encoding major facilitator superfamily domain-containing protein 9 isoform X1 is translated as MTAKIVLLRMFDLFGVSMVVPLMNLHIKSLGASHTVAGIIGSLYGIMQLFTSTFVGCWSDIVGRQYSLLACILLSALGYFLLGNSTTVFLFAISRVLVGIFKHTLSISKALLSDLVSERDRPLVMGRFNAASSVGFILGPVVGGYLAELKGGFYQTAFICASIFLLNGGLVWMLPWSEENTSNRNHYQDKETNSFSAKANHKHHLKSATSRAVTNSSFFQSPWIQAATVLKKIKGIACSNLWDVFLVRFLMSVAILLYYSNFTLALEERFGVKPLFSGYLMSYSSALGVLAGCLLGPITRLYGHNTYRLLLHSSTFTCTLILLYASAPSIWMVILSSTFLAFSTTIGRTCIIDLELTVGGNEASGTLLGVGQSVTSVGRIIAPLLSGIAQEFSPCGPPSLAVGLALVAIVIMNANKQKYHSHGSVKLKDQ